A window from Photobacterium atrarenae encodes these proteins:
- a CDS encoding Lrp/AsnC family transcriptional regulator, protein MRLDRYDVKILQILQHNGRITKSHLADAINLSVSPCWERVRKLESAGVIEGYGARINQELLVKCTAVLVEVALKQHHAEAFRRFESYIAECTAVTECYATGGGVDYILKVQTEDIDQYQRLIDSWLEADLGIERYFTYIVTKTIKRDEPALNLSPHLLR, encoded by the coding sequence ATGCGACTTGATCGCTATGATGTGAAAATTTTGCAGATTTTGCAGCACAATGGGCGGATCACCAAATCACACTTGGCCGATGCAATTAACTTGTCCGTCAGTCCGTGCTGGGAGCGGGTGAGAAAGCTTGAATCCGCCGGGGTCATTGAAGGATACGGCGCTCGAATAAATCAGGAGCTGTTGGTCAAATGTACCGCCGTGCTGGTGGAGGTTGCCCTGAAACAACACCATGCCGAAGCGTTCCGCCGTTTTGAGTCTTATATTGCCGAGTGCACTGCCGTCACCGAATGTTATGCCACCGGCGGCGGGGTAGACTATATCCTCAAAGTGCAAACCGAAGATATTGATCAGTATCAGCGTCTAATCGATAGCTGGCTTGAAGCGGATCTCGGTATTGAGCGCTACTTTACCTACATAGTGACCAAGACCATTAAGCGCGATGAGCCGGCGCTGAACCTCTCGCCGCACCTGCTGCGCTGA
- the doeB gene encoding N(2)-acetyl-L-2,4-diaminobutanoate deacetylase DoeB — MQPTSISASVDFDQDGVQYGFLKLPYSHDGSAWGAVMTPITVVKNGAGPTALLTGGNHGDEYEGITSLLKLSHQLTPETIHGRVIIVPMMNHPAVVNGSRTSPIDRGNLNRAFPGNPTGSVTEKIADYFNRYLVPLCQYALDIHSGGNTLDIIPFAAAHRLPDPEQEAACWQAAKGFGAPYTMRMVEMDPAGLYDTAVESQGKVFVTTELGGGGSSTPASIACADRGIRNFLRVAGILLGEVEPPAQPTRELDMADANCYLQSEHHGIAAFEVSLGAAVREGDVIASIYSMARTGEPPQIYRAQRDGILAARRHPALVNMGDTIAVIARVLPES, encoded by the coding sequence ATGCAACCAACATCAATCAGTGCCAGTGTGGATTTTGATCAGGATGGCGTGCAGTACGGATTTTTGAAGCTGCCGTATTCCCATGATGGCTCAGCCTGGGGCGCGGTGATGACTCCGATCACTGTGGTGAAAAACGGGGCCGGGCCGACGGCGCTCCTGACGGGTGGGAACCATGGTGATGAATATGAAGGGATCACTAGCTTACTCAAGCTCTCGCATCAGCTCACACCGGAGACTATCCACGGGCGGGTGATCATTGTGCCGATGATGAACCATCCGGCGGTGGTCAATGGCTCGCGGACTTCGCCGATTGATCGGGGCAATTTAAACCGGGCCTTTCCGGGCAATCCAACCGGCAGTGTGACAGAAAAGATCGCCGACTATTTCAATCGTTACCTGGTGCCGCTGTGCCAATACGCGTTGGATATCCACTCCGGGGGCAACACCTTAGATATTATCCCGTTTGCTGCGGCGCATCGTCTGCCCGATCCGGAACAGGAAGCCGCCTGCTGGCAGGCGGCGAAGGGGTTCGGCGCGCCGTATACCATGCGAATGGTTGAGATGGACCCTGCCGGATTATATGACACCGCCGTTGAATCGCAGGGTAAAGTATTTGTCACCACTGAGCTGGGCGGCGGCGGGAGCAGCACGCCGGCGTCAATTGCCTGCGCTGATCGCGGCATCCGTAATTTTCTCCGGGTGGCCGGTATTTTGCTTGGAGAGGTCGAGCCGCCAGCCCAACCCACCCGGGAGTTGGACATGGCCGATGCCAATTGCTACCTGCAAAGTGAGCATCACGGGATCGCCGCGTTTGAGGTATCGCTGGGCGCAGCAGTACGAGAAGGCGATGTCATTGCCAGCATCTACTCGATGGCGCGGACGGGTGAGCCGCCTCAGATCTACCGGGCGCAGCGCGACGGGATTCTGGCAGCCCGACGTCATCCGGCGCTGGTCAATATGGGGGATACGATTGCAGTGATAGCCCGGGTGCTGCCCGAGTCATAA
- the doeA gene encoding ectoine hydrolase DoeA (DoeA (degradation of ectoine A) is also called EutD (ectoine utilization D).) gives MRGAAMSFSLEEYQSRLAKVRYSMEEQELDVLIIHDPSNMSWLTGYDGWSFYVPQCVVVGPSGDPIWFGRVQDANGAYRTVYMAKENVTFYPDHYVMNLPLHPMEFLVEAVLAPRLWDRGRIGVEKDNYYFSATAYEALTTHMPNASLVDATGLVNWCRAVKSDQELAYMYTAARIVENMHRVAFDMIEPGLPKHHLVAELNRHAVLGHDGYYGDYAAIVPLLPSGADASAPHLTWDDRPFRKGEGTFFEIAGAHRRYHCPLSRTIFLGEPGDKFKRADEALTRGIEAGLEVARPGNTCADIANALNDVLDKAGFSRNGARCGYPIGLSYPPDWGERTMSLRATDSTVLQEGMTFHFMPGLWFEDWGLETTESIVITRYGAKTLCDFPRHLFVKH, from the coding sequence ATGAGAGGCGCTGCAATGTCGTTTTCTTTGGAAGAATACCAATCCCGGTTAGCCAAAGTCAGATACTCAATGGAAGAGCAGGAGCTGGATGTTCTGATTATCCATGATCCGTCGAATATGTCCTGGTTGACCGGCTATGACGGTTGGTCTTTTTATGTGCCCCAATGCGTGGTGGTGGGCCCGAGTGGCGATCCGATCTGGTTTGGCCGGGTACAGGATGCCAATGGTGCCTATCGAACCGTGTATATGGCGAAAGAAAATGTCACCTTTTACCCGGATCATTACGTGATGAATCTGCCGCTCCATCCGATGGAGTTTCTGGTTGAGGCTGTGCTGGCGCCGAGGTTATGGGATCGCGGCCGGATCGGGGTAGAGAAAGACAACTATTATTTCAGCGCCACCGCTTATGAAGCGCTTACCACTCACATGCCCAATGCATCCCTGGTTGATGCCACCGGATTGGTGAACTGGTGCCGGGCCGTGAAATCGGATCAGGAGCTGGCTTATATGTATACCGCCGCCCGGATCGTGGAAAACATGCACCGGGTCGCGTTTGACATGATTGAGCCGGGGCTGCCCAAACATCATCTGGTGGCGGAATTGAATCGTCACGCTGTGCTCGGTCATGATGGTTATTACGGTGATTACGCGGCGATTGTTCCGTTGTTGCCGTCCGGCGCTGATGCCTCTGCCCCTCATTTAACCTGGGATGACCGCCCGTTCCGGAAAGGAGAGGGCACCTTCTTTGAAATTGCCGGTGCTCACCGGCGTTACCACTGTCCGCTGTCGCGCACCATTTTTCTCGGTGAGCCGGGGGATAAATTTAAGCGGGCGGATGAGGCGTTAACCCGTGGCATTGAAGCCGGTCTGGAAGTCGCGCGGCCGGGCAACACTTGTGCTGATATTGCCAATGCGCTCAATGATGTGCTGGATAAAGCCGGCTTTTCCCGCAATGGGGCCCGTTGCGGCTATCCGATTGGGCTCAGCTATCCACCGGACTGGGGAGAGCGGACGATGAGCCTGCGGGCCACCGATAGTACTGTGTTGCAAGAAGGGATGACCTTTCATTTTATGCCAGGCCTGTGGTTTGAAGACTGGGGGCTGGAGACCACTGAGAGTATTGTGATCACCCGCTATGGCGCCAAAACACTCTGTGATTTTCCACGCCATCTGTTCGTTAAACATTAA